One part of the Nostoc sp. PCC 7120 = FACHB-418 genome encodes these proteins:
- a CDS encoding ribonuclease J, giving the protein MVKNETNAGLKIIPLGGLHEIGKNTCVFEYDDEIILLDAGLAFPTEAMHGVNIVLPDMTYLRENRHKIKGMVVTHGHEDHIGGIAFHLKQFDIPVIYGPRLAMAMLEGKLEEAGVRDRTELRKVLPRDVVRIGKSFFVEYIRNTHSIADSFTLAIHTPLGVVIHTGDFKFDHTPVDGEKFDLQRLAEHGEKGVLCLLSDSTNSEVPGFTPSEASVFPNLDRVFSQAEGRLFVTTFASSVHRINMILQLAKKHNRVVTVVGRSMLNLIAHARNLGYIKCEDNLLQPLHMVRNLPDDNVLVLTTGSQGETMAAMTRIANKEHPHIKIRQGDTVVFSANPIPGNTIAVVNTIDKLMQQGAKVVYGRDQGIHVSGHGCQEDQKLMISLTRPKFFVPVHGEHRMLVKHSQTAQKTGIPAENMVIIQNGDIIELTEDSIRVAGKVQSGIELVDTTSSGMVSAKVLQERQRMAEEGLVTIAAAIDWQGKLLAKPEIHLRGVVTSVERSLLQKWVQQRIEEILGVRWSEFTTSEGEQPEIDWGGLQGTLERELQRSIRRELQCQPSVTLLMQIPDEPPVKVADGRRRRTRTAAQVAS; this is encoded by the coding sequence ATGGTTAAAAACGAAACTAATGCTGGCCTAAAAATTATTCCCTTAGGCGGTTTACATGAAATTGGTAAAAACACCTGCGTTTTTGAATACGATGATGAAATCATCCTCTTAGATGCAGGATTGGCTTTCCCCACAGAGGCGATGCACGGAGTAAATATCGTCCTGCCAGATATGACTTATCTACGGGAAAATCGCCACAAAATCAAAGGTATGGTTGTTACCCACGGCCATGAAGATCATATTGGTGGGATTGCTTTTCACCTCAAACAATTTGACATTCCAGTAATTTATGGGCCTAGACTAGCAATGGCAATGCTAGAGGGTAAATTAGAAGAAGCTGGAGTACGCGATCGCACAGAATTAAGAAAAGTTTTACCTCGTGATGTTGTACGCATTGGCAAATCCTTCTTCGTCGAGTACATCCGCAACACCCACTCCATTGCTGATAGCTTCACCCTTGCCATTCACACTCCTTTAGGTGTGGTCATTCACACCGGTGACTTCAAATTTGACCACACCCCAGTTGATGGTGAAAAATTTGACTTGCAGCGCCTTGCAGAACACGGTGAAAAAGGCGTACTTTGTCTGTTGAGCGATTCCACTAACTCCGAAGTTCCAGGATTCACCCCTTCAGAAGCATCAGTTTTTCCCAACCTAGATAGAGTTTTTAGTCAAGCGGAAGGACGGCTATTCGTCACCACCTTTGCTTCCAGCGTCCATCGCATCAACATGATTCTGCAACTGGCGAAAAAGCATAACCGCGTCGTCACAGTCGTTGGCCGTTCCATGCTGAACTTGATTGCCCACGCTCGTAATTTGGGTTACATCAAGTGTGAAGATAATCTGTTGCAGCCCTTGCATATGGTACGCAATCTACCAGATGATAATGTTTTGGTTCTCACCACGGGTTCTCAAGGTGAAACAATGGCAGCCATGACCAGGATTGCCAACAAAGAACACCCCCATATTAAAATTCGCCAAGGTGATACTGTTGTCTTCTCTGCTAACCCAATTCCAGGGAACACAATTGCTGTAGTCAACACCATCGACAAATTGATGCAGCAAGGGGCAAAAGTAGTTTATGGAAGAGACCAAGGAATTCACGTTTCGGGTCACGGCTGTCAGGAAGACCAAAAGCTGATGATTTCCTTAACTCGACCTAAGTTCTTTGTACCAGTCCACGGCGAGCATCGGATGTTGGTGAAACATTCCCAAACCGCCCAGAAGACAGGCATTCCCGCCGAGAATATGGTAATTATTCAGAATGGGGATATCATTGAACTCACTGAAGACTCAATTCGTGTCGCGGGGAAAGTTCAATCTGGTATCGAGTTGGTGGATACTACAAGCTCTGGAATGGTCAGCGCCAAAGTACTGCAAGAACGTCAACGCATGGCAGAGGAAGGCCTTGTAACTATTGCAGCTGCTATTGATTGGCAAGGTAAATTGTTGGCTAAACCAGAGATTCACCTGCGTGGTGTTGTTACTAGTGTAGAGCGATCGCTGCTACAAAAATGGGTACAACAGCGTATTGAAGAAATTTTGGGCGTGCGCTGGTCAGAGTTTACGACTTCTGAAGGTGAACAACCTGAGATTGATTGGGGTGGTTTGCAAGGAACTTTAGAGCGCGAGTTGCAACGTTCTATTCGTCGTGAGTTGCAATGTCAGCCATCAGTGACCTTGCTGATGCAAATTCCTGATGAGCCACCTGTGAAGGTGGCTGATGGTAGAAGGAGGCGGACTCGGACGGCTGCTCAAGTAGCTTCTTAG
- the dapA gene encoding 4-hydroxy-tetrahydrodipicolinate synthase, with the protein MGDFGTVLTAMITPFKADGSVNYAVAAELAANLVDNGTDTLVVCGTTGESPTLSWDEEYNLFVEVLQTVAGKAKVIAGCGSNSTKEAIAATQKAAKIGVHGTLQVVPYYNKPPQAGLYQHFQAIAQACPELPLLLYNVPGRTGQNLSPETVVRLAEIDNIVGVKEASGNLDQAGEIRRLTPKEFQIYAGDDSLTLPLLAIGAKGVVSVASHLVGNQLQQMIQAFNSGQVTVASDIHLRLLPLFKTLFITTNPIPIKQALKLQGWEVGSTRPPLSDADAEVSQKLEAVMKHLDLI; encoded by the coding sequence GTGGGAGATTTTGGCACAGTTTTAACCGCTATGATTACACCGTTCAAAGCGGACGGGAGCGTTAACTATGCTGTAGCGGCAGAACTAGCAGCGAATTTAGTTGACAATGGTACAGATACATTGGTTGTGTGTGGTACAACTGGAGAGTCACCCACCTTGAGTTGGGATGAAGAATACAATTTATTTGTAGAAGTTTTGCAGACAGTAGCAGGCAAAGCCAAGGTAATAGCTGGATGTGGTTCCAATTCCACCAAAGAAGCGATCGCAGCTACGCAAAAAGCAGCTAAAATAGGAGTACATGGTACTTTACAAGTTGTACCTTACTACAACAAACCGCCACAAGCCGGACTATACCAGCACTTTCAGGCGATAGCGCAAGCCTGTCCAGAGCTACCGCTATTGTTATATAACGTTCCTGGTCGTACTGGTCAAAATCTCAGTCCAGAGACAGTTGTGCGGTTAGCTGAAATCGACAATATTGTTGGTGTTAAAGAAGCTAGTGGCAATCTTGACCAAGCGGGTGAAATCCGTCGCTTGACACCAAAAGAATTCCAGATTTACGCTGGAGATGATTCGTTAACTTTACCCTTGTTAGCTATAGGGGCAAAAGGCGTAGTCAGTGTGGCTTCCCATCTGGTAGGGAACCAACTACAACAGATGATTCAAGCTTTTAATTCTGGGCAAGTGACAGTTGCCAGTGATATTCATCTTCGACTTTTGCCGTTGTTTAAGACTTTATTTATCACTACAAATCCGATTCCCATTAAACAAGCACTAAAACTTCAAGGTTGGGAAGTTGGCTCAACCCGTCCACCGCTAAGTGATGCTGATGCAGAAGTCAGTCAAAAACTAGAAGCAGTAATGAAACATCTCGATTTAATTTAA
- a CDS encoding Mo-dependent nitrogenase C-terminal domain-containing protein: MKVFDNTTKKLLVASWVWISHTEVNNTRLAQLQTSPSQSGWDILRPLRRYLDSIEVSDRLLAHRLCQLIPAQCPFERDINLFGKTLLHIPPLCKLNPLYEEVVSLRFRALCYLADECGEDVSQYC; the protein is encoded by the coding sequence ATGAAGGTATTTGATAATACCACAAAAAAGCTTTTGGTTGCAAGCTGGGTTTGGATAAGTCACACAGAAGTTAACAATACTCGTTTAGCCCAGTTGCAGACTTCTCCGTCTCAGTCAGGTTGGGACATTCTCAGACCCTTAAGACGCTACTTAGACAGCATTGAAGTGAGCGATCGCTTATTGGCTCACCGCCTATGTCAACTAATTCCTGCTCAATGTCCTTTTGAACGCGACATCAATTTATTTGGCAAAACTCTGCTGCACATTCCGCCATTGTGTAAACTCAACCCTCTATATGAAGAAGTCGTTAGTTTGCGTTTCCGGGCGCTGTGCTATTTAGCTGATGAATGCGGCGAGGATGTATCACAGTATTGTTAG
- a CDS encoding caspase family protein: MANYWAIAIGVNQYQLFQPLLCAQADAEALKDFLVHQAGFVNQRCLLMTDTSPPIDDRSTYPTKENILLLLEDLAAACWQPEDHLWFFFSGYGVNYNGRDYLMPTEGDPKLVEETGIEMRSLMQSLQLANLNVLLLFDINRASASFGDIPVGKEIIELAEELQLSTILSCQPDQFSQESRELGHGIFTGALLSALRSGYGSNLGELEKYLGVLTPELSQHYWRPTQNPVAFIPFEEQAILPPVETTSNPEVELSAAVPSTLEPSEAEPIIFSEESFAVALTAPSLGESPRTTSKPPKFGKWEDSPRFETNGNGKSPTVTLDRQLFPINTDFPQLYQPPIPDEEETGGRFIPNAPQPYISRLPSNKPEPPLWRQFLLWGGGTMVVVALISIILLRNQARVLRARQQLPTVTSDSQIIQTPSTPRPVAKVAPLNRPKNQSTAQIAPISESKKRNQAVLDLAKMSLRQTQASDLSLAIATAKKIKPGEPLYEQAQENIKIWTRMILDLAEGRAKQRQYANAIAAAKLIPKDEALYPQAQTTISQWRSEAKQFLANQTLIDAANALIKQGQASTYNRAIEVAKRVPQGQPGFDLAQISINQWSEKILDLAKNRADQENFSAAIATATLVPEGTAVYEDAQEAIQKWEARKKSQ, from the coding sequence ATGGCAAACTACTGGGCGATCGCCATAGGCGTTAATCAATATCAATTATTTCAACCTTTACTTTGCGCCCAAGCCGATGCCGAGGCGCTAAAGGACTTTTTGGTTCACCAAGCAGGTTTTGTCAACCAACGCTGCTTGCTCATGACGGATACATCGCCACCAATTGACGATAGATCCACCTATCCAACTAAAGAAAATATATTGCTGTTGCTGGAAGATTTAGCCGCAGCTTGTTGGCAGCCAGAAGACCATTTATGGTTCTTCTTTAGCGGTTATGGAGTCAACTACAACGGCAGAGACTATTTAATGCCCACAGAAGGCGACCCCAAGCTGGTAGAAGAAACTGGCATAGAAATGCGATCGCTGATGCAAAGTTTGCAGCTAGCTAACCTCAATGTTTTGCTGCTGTTTGATATCAACCGTGCTTCTGCAAGCTTTGGGGATATTCCCGTGGGCAAAGAAATCATCGAACTAGCTGAAGAACTACAACTGTCCACCATTCTTTCCTGTCAACCAGACCAGTTTTCTCAGGAAAGTAGAGAGCTAGGCCACGGCATATTTACAGGCGCATTATTATCAGCCTTGCGTTCTGGTTACGGCAGTAATTTAGGAGAATTAGAAAAATACTTAGGTGTTTTGACTCCCGAACTATCTCAGCATTACTGGCGACCTACACAAAATCCTGTAGCCTTTATCCCCTTTGAAGAACAGGCAATTTTACCCCCAGTAGAAACAACAAGCAATCCTGAAGTAGAACTGAGCGCCGCCGTACCTAGTACCTTAGAACCTTCGGAAGCCGAACCTATTATTTTTTCAGAAGAAAGTTTTGCTGTAGCCTTAACAGCACCATCCTTGGGGGAATCCCCTAGAACAACCTCCAAGCCCCCAAAATTTGGGAAATGGGAAGACTCTCCCAGGTTTGAAACTAACGGTAATGGCAAATCACCCACTGTCACCCTAGATAGACAGCTATTTCCCATAAATACTGACTTCCCCCAACTATACCAACCACCTATACCCGACGAGGAAGAAACAGGCGGGAGGTTCATCCCCAATGCTCCCCAACCCTACATCTCTCGCCTACCAAGCAATAAGCCAGAGCCTCCATTATGGAGACAGTTTTTGCTGTGGGGAGGTGGAACTATGGTCGTTGTAGCGTTAATTTCTATTATTCTCCTGCGTAATCAAGCCAGAGTTTTAAGAGCCAGACAGCAACTACCTACTGTTACTAGTGATTCACAAATCATTCAGACTCCCTCAACTCCTCGTCCAGTAGCCAAGGTAGCCCCACTCAATCGACCAAAGAATCAGTCAACTGCCCAAATCGCCCCTATTTCTGAATCTAAAAAACGTAATCAAGCCGTATTAGACCTAGCAAAAATGTCTTTGAGACAGACTCAAGCTAGCGATCTCAGCTTGGCGATCGCCACTGCTAAGAAAATTAAACCCGGCGAACCACTCTACGAACAAGCCCAGGAAAATATTAAGATTTGGACTCGGATGATTCTCGATTTAGCAGAAGGTCGCGCCAAACAAAGACAATATGCCAATGCGATCGCAGCTGCTAAATTAATTCCCAAAGACGAAGCACTCTATCCCCAAGCTCAAACAACAATTTCCCAGTGGCGCTCAGAAGCTAAACAGTTTCTAGCTAATCAAACCCTGATAGATGCCGCTAACGCCTTAATTAAACAAGGGCAAGCTTCCACTTATAACCGTGCCATCGAAGTAGCCAAAAGAGTACCCCAAGGGCAACCAGGCTTTGATTTGGCACAAATATCTATTAATCAATGGAGTGAAAAAATTCTTGACCTCGCTAAAAATCGCGCCGATCAAGAAAATTTTAGTGCTGCAATTGCAACTGCTACCTTAGTCCCAGAAGGAACAGCTGTCTACGAAGATGCTCAAGAAGCCATCCAGAAATGGGAAGCGAGAAAAAAGAGTCAATAG